From the genome of Triticum aestivum cultivar Chinese Spring chromosome 3B, IWGSC CS RefSeq v2.1, whole genome shotgun sequence, one region includes:
- the LOC123068219 gene encoding E3 ubiquitin-protein ligase SIAH1B-like, with translation MACRFDAKLLCTPIRSPPVLCSAHPESQQLLPPRRIPLPHSPTPRARIPLPLLCAAPANKMVRTRGGKDNWVLPPDAGVPLGEDGVQLKEEDGETAATVMVPAAAAAPRVEIAVDFDKSLLDCPVCSLPLKPPVFQCPAKHAACGPCAANLANKCPACDGAYERDDAADRYLLAVRVPCPNQAYGCGSSVVYCMAGDHRLVCPHAPCRCPEPGCGFLGAPPALRGHLAERHQWQVTDIAYGSVLEIQMQAVEQGWRLLAAEDGEQLFLLVASERGVKVVRVAAPAEEEGWYRCKVWVHAPVDTDTCHMDVLMLDAKVESCPVPSEEAAMGAGGRYLPVPSDVPAPDGGGIVIRLRIDKEVKASHGNKCPAVRYICS, from the exons atGGCTTGCCGATTTGATGCAAAACTGCTCTGCACACCCATTCGCTCTCCTCCCGTGCTCTGCTCCGCTCATCCAGAGTCACAACAACTTCTTCCTCCCCGCCGCATTCCCCTTCCCCATTCTCCCACTCCTCGCGCCCGCATTCCCCTTCCCCTCCTCTGCGCCGCGCCGGCGAACAAGATGGTTCGCACTCGCGGCGGCAAGGACAACTGGGTGTTGCCGCCGGACGCCGGCGTCCCTCTCGGTGAAGACGGTGTCCAGCTCAAGGAGGAAGACGGGGAGACCGCAGCGACGGTGAtggtgcccgccgccgccgccgccccaagagTGGAGATCGCCGTCGACTTCGACAAGTCCCTGCTGGACTGCCCCGTCTGCTCCTTGCCGCTCAAGCCTCCCGTCTTCCAG TGCCCGGCGAAGCACGCGGCGTGCGGCCCCTGCGCCGCGAACCTGGCCAACAAGTGCCCGGCGTGCGACGGCGCGTACGAGCGCGACGACGCGGCCGACCGCTACCTCCTGGCGGTAAGGGTGCCCTGCCCCAACCAGGCGTACGGCTGCGGTAGCTCCGTGGTGTACTGCATGGCGGGCGACCACCGGCTGGTGTGCCCGCACGCTCCGTGCCGCTGCCCCGAGCCCGGATGCGGCTTCCTCGGCGCCCCGCCCGCGCTCCGCGGCCACCTCGCCGAGCGCCACCAGTGGCAAGTGACCGACATCGCCTACGGGTCCGTGCTCGAGATCCAGATGCAGGCGGTGGAGCAGGGGTGGCGGCTGCTGGCCGCGGAGGACGGGGAGCAGCTGTTCCTGCTCGTGGCGAGCGAGCGCGGCGTCAAGGTGGTGCGCGTGGCCGCGCccgcggaggaggaaggctggtacAGGTGCAAGGTGTGGGTGCACGCGCCCGTGGACACGGACACCTGCCACATGGACGTCCTGATGCTGGACGCCAAGGTGGAGAGCTGCCCGGTGCCGTCGGAGGAGGCGGCCATGGGCGCGGGTGGCAGGTACCTGCCGGTGCCGTCCGACGTGCCGGCGCCGGATGGAGGAGGGATCGTCATCCGTCTCCGCATCGACAAGGAGGTCAAGGCGAGCCACGGCAACAAGTGCCCGGCTGTACGCTATATATGCAGCTGA
- the LOC123068220 gene encoding E3 ubiquitin-protein ligase SINA-like 3 — protein MQGAAVAVEGRSRASPDKADEESAKKPRLDLPDAHSVKQELVAPDAAGGGDGGAIVAAASAFGPREELAVRIDKRLLHCPLCTLPFKPPVFQCKAGHLACAGCVAQLPCGQCKACVDGAGFFDPCPALDAVVSSTRTECPNPGCKRYVTYHEVAEHHTACPHAPCRCTEPGCGYVGAPQALAGHLHTVHSVPVRAVQYGKASQLRVPVSAPRLVLLGDDDNRVFLLTVGALGAGVTAVSVVCARASAATRPRFACKMWVNLEPAKCGKEDMVLVDMHMRSSSSPGAVVAAGEPTFLMVPPMYLVPAAAAGDGAASMEVPLHIRIDKLSPWSDALV, from the exons ATGcagggcgccgccgtcgccgtcgaggGGAGGAGCAGGGCTTCGCCGGACAAGGCCGACGAGGAGAGCGCCAAGAAGCCGCGCCTCGACCTGCCCGACGCCCACTCCGTGAAGCAAGAGCTCGTCGCTCCAGATGCGGCCggaggaggagacggaggcgcCATCGTCGCGGCGGCGTCGGCGTTCGGCCCGAGAGAGGAGCTCGCCGTGAGGATCGACAAGCGCCTGCTCCACTGCCCCCTCTGCACCCTCCCCTTCAAGCCCCCCGTCTTCCAG TGCAAAGCGGGGCACCTGGCCTGCGCCGGCTGCGTCGCCCAGCTGCCCTGCGGCCAGTGCAAGGCGTGCGTGGACGGCGCCGGCTTCTTCGACCCCTGTCCCGCGCTGGACGCCGTCGTCTCCTCCACCAGGACCGAGTGCCCCAACCCCGGCTGCAAGCGGTACGTCACCTACCACGAGGTCGCCGAGCACCACACCGCGTGCCCGCACGCGCCCTGCCGCTGCACGGAGCCCGGCTGCGGCTACGTCGGCGCGCCGCAGGCGCTCGCCGGCCACCTCCACACCGTCCACTCGGTGCCGGTGCGCGCCGTGCAGTACGGCAAGGCCAGCCAGCTCCGCGTGCCGGTGTCGGCGCCGCGGCTGGTGCTCCTCGGCGACGACGACAACCGCGTGTTCCTCCTCACCGTGGGCGCGCTCGGCGCCGGCGTGACCGCCGTGTCCGTGGTGTGCGCCAGGGCGAGCGCGGCGACGCGGCCCCGGTTCGCGTGCAAGATGTGGGTCAACCTGGAGCCGGCCAAGTGCGGCAAGGAGGACATGGTGCTGGTGGACATGCACATGAGGAGCAGCTCGTCGCCCGGCGCGGTGGTCGCCGCGGGCGAGCCGACGTTCCTGATGGTGCCGCCCATGTACCTggtgccagcagcagcagcaggggacgGGGCTGCGTCCATGGAAGTTCCCCTGCAC ATCCGCATCGACAAGCTCTCCCCTTGGTCCGACGCATTGGTGTGA